The following is a genomic window from Gemmatimonadaceae bacterium.
GTCAGCAGCTACTTCTATCTCGCCCTACGAAATCCCGCGTGGCCGCCCGCTGGGGTCGAGAAGCCGTCGCTTCCCATTCCGGCGGTAATGACGGCATTGCTGCTCTCGAGCAGTGGGGTGCTGGTGATCGCGGAGCGTGGATTCGCGGCGAGACGGCGGCTGCGCTACCGGGTCGGAGTTCTGCTCACCATCGCGCTCGGTACGGCTTTTCTCGTGCTCCAGGGCGTGGAGTACGCCGACAAACTCGAGCGCCTGCGCCCCTCGCAGAACTCGTACGCCTCGCTCTTCTACACGATTACCGGATTGCACGGCGTGCACGTGGCATTTGGTCTTCTGTTCCTGTTGTGGGCGCTGCTGCGAGAGGTGCGAAACACCGCTCACCCGCCGAAGTCGCTCGCCATCAGCAACGCCTCGTGGTACTGGCATTTCGTGGATGGCGTTTGGCTGGTGATCGTGACGTCGCTGTATCTCTCGCCGCGCTGGTCGTGACATGACAATGCTCTTGGAGGTCGCGCGCTGGCCTGGCTGGTTTGACGACGGTGCGCCCACGGTTGCCGCCGCGGCTCTCGGCGTTGCGTACGCGATCGCGGCGGGGGCGATGCGCCCTCGACGCGCGTGCGCCGTGACCAAAACTCAGCTGGCGTGCTTCTCCGCCGGTTTTCTCGTTCTCGCCGTCGCGCTCGTGTCTCCGCTCGAGCCGTTGAGCGAACGCCTGTTTGCCGCCCACATGATCCAGCACCTGCTGTTGGCGACGGTTGCGCCGCCTCTCCTCGTTCTCGGCGCGCCGACCGCCCGAGCGATTCGCCTCGCGGCGCCGACGATGGATCGGTGGCTGGGTGTTTTCGCCGAGAGAACGGGGCTCGGTCGCGCGTGGCGGTTTGCGTCTCTGCCTGTCGTCGCGTGCGGTCTACACGCTCTCGCCATCTGGGCATGGCACGCTCCCGCGCTTTACGAGCGTTCGCTGCGGAATGACGCCGTCCACGCCGTCCAACACGTGAGCTTGGTTGGGACGGGCGTGTGCCTGTGGTGGAGCATCCTTCGCCCCCGGAAGGCGGGGCTCGATGCCCGCCGCACGGCCTTCGCCCTGGGAATCATCACGATCTTTGCGACCGCGTTGCAAACCGGCGCGCTCGGCGCGCTCTTCGCGTTGTCGCGCCACGTCATCTATCCGTCGCAATCGACGGCGGCCGCCACGTGGGGTGTGACGCCGCTCGAGGATCAGCGGCTTGCCGGAATGCTGATGTGGATTCCCGGCGGAATCGTATATGTGATCATGATGAGTGTCCTGTTCGTCGCATGGCTGGACGGGCCGGCGCGCCGTGCGAGGACGGCGCTGACGGTCGCCTCCGGAGCGATCGGGCTGATGAGTTGCGGCCGCGCGGAAGCGCGAACCGTGCCTGGTGGCGACGCGGCGCGCGGCCGTGCGGCGATCGTGGCGGCGGGTTGTGGCGCGTGTCATGTCATCCCTGGAATTCAAGGCGC
Proteins encoded in this region:
- a CDS encoding heme-copper oxidase subunit III, whose protein sequence is MTSVAWTNGSTSGRRGSAEVGRWGMTLFLINEGTLFACLVSSYFYLALRNPAWPPAGVEKPSLPIPAVMTALLLSSSGVLVIAERGFAARRRLRYRVGVLLTIALGTAFLVLQGVEYADKLERLRPSQNSYASLFYTITGLHGVHVAFGLLFLLWALLREVRNTAHPPKSLAISNASWYWHFVDGVWLVIVTSLYLSPRWS
- a CDS encoding cytochrome c oxidase assembly protein, whose product is MTMLLEVARWPGWFDDGAPTVAAAALGVAYAIAAGAMRPRRACAVTKTQLACFSAGFLVLAVALVSPLEPLSERLFAAHMIQHLLLATVAPPLLVLGAPTARAIRLAAPTMDRWLGVFAERTGLGRAWRFASLPVVACGLHALAIWAWHAPALYERSLRNDAVHAVQHVSLVGTGVCLWWSILRPRKAGLDARRTAFALGIITIFATALQTGALGALFALSRHVIYPSQSTAAATWGVTPLEDQRLAGMLMWIPGGIVYVIMMSVLFVAWLDGPARRARTALTVASGAIGLMSCGRAEARTVPGGDAARGRAAIVAAGCGACHVIPGIQGAAGQVGPPLKGVGDRSIVGGVLPNTPDNLIAWLEDPPAYAPRTTMPNLGLSAAAARDIAAYLYSKR